A genomic window from Archaeoglobus neptunius includes:
- the arcS gene encoding archaeosine synthase subunit alpha, whose product MFYPEKRDGYSRRGRLRIDDVELITPALIEFNVDSGIPEIAKKIDFGRAPYPLKFISEDLFKRLGPSNKEVTVLTGLWHLSPKHLVQAFQGIPKTNPIYAAASATPWNLALLVYLGADIVDNILAVAMAYNGTYFLGDLEIPVSKLKKFPCSCRYCKNQVLENMDESDVNRTVAGHNTELLRIEIEKCRRLIDNEEMRNYVEARVKLNPEMTASLRIADATGEKASFARFKKSRCLFSAVESVNRFEVSYFLNRAVRCYKPVTDTVLLLPCTARKPYLTSKTHRALRSKVKINVNEIIISSPLVVPREFELTYPAINYDTPVTGHWTEEEISFVAFWLKKFIERGKFRKVVAHVEGGYRRVVEKAVRDLDTEIVFTAENGILNEKSVKRLKEEIDGYSRFDLYHQIFDHMLRYQFEIEAEKHSYRGRYPEIEMLDGKERVARVDTKYGMLDIYEKLARLLLESGKYTVEIGDFDLTSTVFAAGVVNADERIRPNDIVVFHNSSIFGVGIAFMDGREMTESKRGIAIKVKRKFSL is encoded by the coding sequence ATGTTCTACCCTGAAAAAAGAGATGGCTACTCAAGAAGAGGAAGGTTGAGGATCGACGACGTGGAGCTCATAACTCCAGCCCTGATTGAATTCAATGTAGATTCGGGAATTCCAGAAATAGCAAAAAAGATAGACTTCGGTAGGGCTCCTTATCCGCTGAAATTCATATCTGAAGATCTCTTCAAGCGCCTTGGGCCATCCAACAAAGAAGTTACCGTCCTCACCGGACTGTGGCATCTCTCTCCAAAACATCTGGTTCAGGCTTTTCAGGGCATCCCCAAAACAAACCCGATATATGCTGCTGCTTCTGCAACACCCTGGAATCTGGCGTTGCTCGTGTATCTCGGGGCGGATATCGTTGACAACATCCTCGCAGTTGCCATGGCCTACAACGGTACCTATTTTCTTGGTGATCTTGAAATACCCGTTTCAAAGCTCAAAAAATTTCCCTGCAGCTGTAGATACTGCAAAAATCAGGTTTTAGAGAACATGGATGAGAGTGATGTGAACAGAACTGTTGCCGGGCACAATACTGAACTGCTGAGAATTGAGATTGAAAAATGCAGACGTCTGATTGACAACGAGGAGATGAGAAACTACGTTGAGGCAAGGGTTAAGCTCAACCCTGAAATGACTGCTAGTCTCAGAATCGCCGATGCTACTGGAGAAAAGGCGAGCTTCGCAAGATTCAAAAAATCCAGATGTCTTTTCTCTGCTGTGGAAAGTGTGAATCGTTTTGAAGTTAGCTACTTCCTCAACAGGGCGGTGAGGTGCTACAAACCCGTAACTGACACTGTTCTGCTGCTTCCATGTACTGCAAGAAAACCATACCTCACATCAAAAACCCACAGAGCTTTGAGAAGCAAAGTGAAGATCAATGTGAACGAAATCATAATCTCCTCCCCTCTTGTCGTCCCAAGAGAATTCGAGCTCACCTACCCGGCAATAAACTATGACACTCCTGTAACCGGACACTGGACTGAGGAAGAGATCTCTTTCGTTGCATTCTGGCTTAAAAAGTTCATTGAGAGAGGGAAATTCAGGAAAGTGGTGGCACATGTAGAGGGAGGATACAGAAGGGTCGTTGAAAAGGCTGTGCGGGATCTGGATACCGAGATCGTTTTCACTGCTGAAAATGGCATTCTTAATGAGAAATCGGTTAAAAGGCTGAAAGAGGAAATTGACGGCTACAGCAGGTTTGACCTCTACCATCAGATATTTGACCACATGTTGCGCTACCAGTTCGAAATTGAAGCTGAAAAGCACAGCTACAGGGGAAGATACCCCGAGATAGAAATGCTTGACGGAAAGGAGAGGGTGGCGAGAGTCGACACGAAATACGGGATGCTTGACATATACGAGAAGCTGGCAAGGCTCCTGCTTGAGAGTGGTAAGTACACCGTGGAGATTGGAGACTTTGATCTGACGAGTACGGTATTCGCAGCAGGGGTTGTGAATGCAGATGAGAGAATCAGGCCGAACGACATTGTGGTGTTCCACAACAGCAGTATTTTTGGTGTCGGAATCGCTTTTATGGACGGGAGAGAGATGACCGAGAGCAAGAGGGGTATTGCGATAAAGGTGAAAAGGAAATTCAGTCTTTAA
- the tgtA gene encoding tRNA guanosine(15) transglycosylase TgtA has protein sequence MQRFEITDKDAMGRICRLDTPHGRIETPTILPVINPNIPFIPADEMEKFGAQAVITNSYIIYRTMKDEAIEKGVHAILGTDMPVMTDSGSYQLMVYGDVEISNAEIIEFQKSIGSDIIVPLDIPTPPDADFDTAIRDLNITLQREREARKIVNTDSLLAIPIQGSTHSELRKLAAKEARNIGGDIYPIGAIVPLMDTYRFKDLARIILEVRSIITVEPIHLFGCGHPMLFAMAVALGCDLFDSAAYALYAKDDRYLTVYGTKKLSEMNYFPCKCPVCSSYSPEELRRMEKKEREELIARHNLYVSFQEIENIKQAIKENSLFELVEKRVRAHPSMLAGWRLIKKYFSIIERSDPKVKKKFLYTGLDSIYRPAVRRHGKALLNLEWGKDELVISSDLGMLADLYLRPVFGPVPAEMLETYPAGHAEIPDEDLIEKEALETAVENLIRMMKSNPDKKFRIYVSGVWADFLKNLPSNGDLNVLP, from the coding sequence ATGCAAAGGTTCGAGATAACGGATAAAGATGCGATGGGAAGGATATGCAGACTGGATACACCTCACGGCAGAATAGAGACCCCGACCATTTTGCCAGTAATCAATCCGAATATTCCCTTCATTCCAGCCGATGAAATGGAAAAGTTCGGTGCACAGGCTGTTATTACGAACTCATACATCATCTACCGCACAATGAAGGATGAGGCGATTGAAAAGGGTGTTCATGCCATTCTGGGAACAGATATGCCCGTAATGACTGACAGCGGAAGTTATCAGCTTATGGTATATGGTGATGTCGAAATCTCAAATGCAGAGATAATCGAATTTCAGAAATCCATAGGATCGGATATCATCGTACCTCTCGACATACCCACACCACCGGATGCTGATTTCGATACGGCAATCAGAGACCTGAACATCACCCTGCAAAGAGAAAGAGAGGCGAGAAAAATCGTTAACACGGATTCGCTGCTGGCAATTCCCATCCAGGGATCGACACACTCCGAACTGAGGAAGTTGGCAGCAAAGGAAGCCAGAAATATTGGTGGAGACATATATCCCATAGGTGCCATCGTTCCTCTCATGGACACATACCGGTTCAAGGACCTTGCAAGGATCATTTTAGAGGTGAGGAGCATTATCACGGTTGAACCCATCCACCTTTTTGGATGCGGGCACCCAATGCTCTTTGCGATGGCTGTGGCACTGGGCTGCGATCTGTTTGATTCAGCGGCATACGCCCTTTACGCCAAAGATGATCGATATCTGACAGTTTATGGAACGAAAAAACTTTCAGAAATGAACTATTTTCCCTGCAAATGCCCCGTATGCTCCTCATACTCACCAGAGGAACTGAGAAGAATGGAGAAGAAAGAGAGAGAGGAGCTAATAGCCCGCCACAATCTTTACGTAAGCTTTCAGGAAATTGAGAATATAAAGCAGGCAATCAAGGAAAATTCCCTGTTCGAGCTAGTTGAGAAAAGAGTGAGGGCGCATCCCAGCATGCTGGCGGGGTGGAGACTCATAAAGAAGTACTTTTCCATTATTGAAAGATCAGACCCGAAAGTGAAAAAGAAGTTTCTCTATACAGGCCTTGACAGCATCTACAGACCTGCTGTCAGAAGACATGGAAAGGCACTGCTCAATCTGGAATGGGGAAAAGATGAGCTTGTGATCTCCTCAGACCTCGGGATGCTCGCAGACCTCTACCTGAGACCGGTCTTCGGACCGGTTCCTGCAGAGATGCTCGAAACATATCCTGCCGGGCATGCGGAGATACCCGACGAGGATCTGATAGAAAAAGAAGCCCTTGAAACAGCAGTCGAAAACCTGATCAGAATGATGAAATCCAATCCGGACAAAAAATTCAGGATTTACGTTTCAGGAGTCTGGGCTGATTTTCTTAAAAATCTACCCTCAAACGGTGACCTGAATGTTCTACCCTGA
- the prs gene encoding ribose-phosphate diphosphokinase has product MPLLVAGTNGVMALKIAKLTGYPICYSQIDRYPDGEKYFRFACDVEGEDIIIFNSMHPNPDEILFETILIADTAYQSGARTVSCVFPYFAYARTVERGKGEALPITTVVKMLKNADIRKVYTVDFHLQKNVFGVEHIDLTGMDRLAEYCMEEFSDSLTVIAPDEKATFWANKFAEKFGGEVIALKKIRIDAENVIVDPISLKLEGDVVIVDDIISTAGTVCQAARIARKAGCRKVFAACTHAIMAGDAMMRLLESGIEDVVATDTIPSPISHVSVAETIASALNF; this is encoded by the coding sequence ATGCCACTGCTGGTTGCAGGTACAAACGGTGTTATGGCGCTGAAGATCGCAAAGTTAACGGGTTATCCGATATGCTACTCTCAGATCGACAGGTACCCCGACGGTGAGAAATATTTCAGATTCGCATGCGATGTGGAGGGAGAGGATATCATAATCTTCAACTCCATGCATCCGAATCCCGATGAAATTCTCTTTGAAACTATACTGATAGCCGATACCGCCTACCAGAGTGGGGCGAGGACTGTGAGCTGTGTTTTTCCATATTTTGCATATGCCAGAACCGTGGAGAGGGGGAAGGGTGAGGCTTTGCCAATCACAACAGTTGTAAAAATGCTGAAAAATGCTGATATCAGGAAGGTCTACACCGTCGATTTCCATTTACAGAAAAACGTTTTTGGGGTGGAGCATATTGACCTCACGGGGATGGACAGACTTGCGGAGTACTGCATGGAGGAGTTCTCCGATAGCCTCACCGTCATCGCTCCCGACGAGAAGGCGACCTTCTGGGCAAATAAATTTGCGGAAAAGTTTGGTGGCGAGGTAATAGCACTTAAGAAGATCAGGATAGATGCAGAAAACGTCATCGTGGATCCGATAAGTCTGAAGCTCGAGGGTGATGTTGTGATTGTGGATGACATAATTTCCACGGCTGGTACAGTCTGTCAGGCCGCAAGAATAGCCAGAAAAGCAGGTTGCAGGAAAGTTTTTGCCGCATGCACCCATGCCATTATGGCTGGAGATGCGATGATGCGTCTGCTTGAATCTGGGATTGAGGACGTGGTTGCAACTGATACAATTCCAAGCCCTATAAGCCACGTCAGTGTTGCCGAGACAATAGCTTCTGCACTAAATTTTTAA